One genomic window of Candidatus Latescibacterota bacterium includes the following:
- a CDS encoding outer membrane protein transport protein, whose product MWPFIKVESIWKKPIRANMLIMAVVFLLSVTIVPQIAYATNGYFSHGQGVKYKAIGGAGVALYLGPMAAANNPGAMALAGPGYEIGFYVFNPNREFSVTGEPSTEVTDYGLTPGTYESGSNVFFIPSIAANWWLNEDETATFGIALYGHGGMNTDYDAEVFNPRGIFDGTSPAGIDLMQMFLAPTFSMVFAERHGFGVSPILAWQRFEAKGLNAFGDMGYSDDMEKLTDNGYSNSFGYGVRAGYLGEWLDFMSFGFSVQSEIKMSEFEEYSGLFAEEGDFDIPATWTAGVAFGFTGMGLAFDVQQIFYSSVAAIANPLWPNLNVYDLGEDEGAGFGWEDMTVYKMGAWYLLNSGWMLRGGYSYGSQPVPETELLLNILAPGVIEQHITFGISKAVGIDRELSFVVTRALSKTVSGDHPLQEPGQQTIELKMDQWEFGVGLSF is encoded by the coding sequence ATGTGGCCATTTATTAAAGTAGAATCAATATGGAAGAAGCCGATTCGGGCAAATATGCTGATCATGGCTGTTGTCTTCCTGCTGTCTGTCACAATCGTTCCTCAGATTGCATACGCCACAAACGGATACTTTTCTCATGGCCAGGGTGTAAAGTACAAGGCGATCGGAGGCGCGGGGGTGGCTCTCTATCTTGGTCCGATGGCGGCGGCGAACAATCCCGGCGCGATGGCGCTTGCCGGACCGGGTTATGAAATAGGTTTCTACGTTTTCAATCCGAACAGGGAGTTTTCTGTCACAGGCGAACCATCTACAGAGGTGACCGATTATGGTCTGACACCGGGCACTTATGAAAGCGGTTCGAACGTCTTCTTCATACCGAGTATCGCCGCAAACTGGTGGTTGAACGAGGACGAGACGGCGACCTTCGGAATAGCTCTGTACGGTCACGGCGGGATGAATACAGATTACGATGCAGAGGTCTTCAACCCGAGAGGGATTTTCGACGGGACCAGTCCCGCTGGAATCGATCTGATGCAGATGTTCCTTGCCCCGACTTTTTCAATGGTCTTTGCCGAGAGGCACGGGTTCGGTGTCTCACCGATCCTGGCCTGGCAGAGATTTGAGGCAAAGGGCCTCAACGCGTTCGGTGATATGGGGTATTCGGATGACATGGAGAAACTGACTGATAACGGATACAGCAATTCGTTCGGTTACGGTGTCCGCGCCGGGTACCTGGGCGAATGGCTCGACTTCATGTCATTTGGATTTTCCGTCCAGTCAGAGATAAAGATGAGTGAGTTCGAAGAGTACTCGGGCCTGTTTGCCGAAGAGGGCGATTTTGATATTCCGGCGACATGGACTGCCGGAGTGGCCTTCGGCTTTACGGGAATGGGACTCGCCTTCGACGTTCAGCAGATATTTTACAGTAGTGTGGCGGCCATCGCGAATCCGCTCTGGCCGAATCTCAACGTCTACGATCTTGGTGAAGACGAGGGGGCCGGGTTCGGGTGGGAGGATATGACCGTGTACAAGATGGGAGCCTGGTATCTGCTCAATTCCGGATGGATGCTTCGGGGGGGATATTCATACGGAAGCCAGCCTGTGCCGGAGACCGAACTGCTCTTAAATATCCTTGCTCCTGGAGTCATCGAGCAGCATATCACTTTTGGAATAAGTAAGGCGGTCGGCATCGACAGGGAACTGAGCTTCGTAGTCACTCGGGCGCTTTCGAAGACCGTGAGCGGCGACCATCCGCTCCAGGAGCCGGGCCAGCAGACAATAGAGCTGAAGATGGACCAGTGGGAGTTCGGAGTGGGGTTGTCGTTCTGA